One genomic region from Clostridium saccharobutylicum DSM 13864 encodes:
- a CDS encoding tyrosine-type recombinase/integrase, whose amino-acid sequence MPKISKNKKSIDDVIVDYLEFCSYKNLTIKTIKSYHQTLMLFSQYLKEEKEIDDIKKITKEIVEEYIQFTKDRGKSSFTYTEEGSKKANIDKRTHIGKEVSNGTLNNYLRNIKAFASYLEEKNISKNTRIHECKFVKIERKAKEQLTDEEYKKLIKCLDCSKFHEFRDYTVINLIFDTGMRLSETLHLTINDIDIVRRIILIPADITKGRKDRVVFFSINMTKLLQRWLKFKDTMQENELLFPTQRTNGIISNPNFERNFRGYLKKTNINKAITPHGLRNNFARRFLLNGGNLLILSKILGHSSVTVTEKAYLDLQDEDLRKKYQKYSPLENMKNKY is encoded by the coding sequence ATGCCCAAAATTAGTAAAAATAAAAAATCAATTGATGATGTTATTGTAGATTATTTAGAATTTTGTTCTTATAAGAATCTAACAATAAAAACTATAAAATCATATCATCAAACTCTTATGTTATTTTCTCAATATTTAAAAGAAGAAAAAGAAATTGATGATATAAAGAAAATTACTAAAGAGATTGTAGAAGAATATATTCAATTTACAAAAGATAGGGGGAAATCTTCATTTACTTATACGGAAGAAGGCTCAAAGAAAGCTAATATTGATAAAAGAACTCATATAGGAAAAGAAGTATCTAATGGAACATTAAATAATTATTTGAGGAATATAAAAGCTTTTGCAAGTTATTTAGAAGAAAAAAATATTTCAAAAAATACAAGAATACATGAATGTAAATTTGTAAAAATAGAAAGAAAAGCAAAAGAACAATTAACTGATGAAGAATATAAGAAGTTAATAAAATGTTTAGATTGTAGTAAATTTCATGAATTTAGAGATTATACAGTTATTAATTTGATTTTTGATACTGGAATGCGTTTATCCGAAACATTACATTTGACTATTAATGATATTGATATTGTAAGAAGAATAATTTTGATACCTGCTGATATAACGAAAGGAAGAAAAGATAGAGTGGTTTTCTTTAGTATTAATATGACTAAATTATTACAAAGATGGCTCAAGTTTAAAGATACAATGCAAGAAAATGAATTATTATTTCCAACTCAAAGAACTAATGGAATAATATCGAATCCTAATTTTGAAAGGAATTTTAGGGGATATTTGAAAAAAACAAATATTAATAAAGCAATTACACCACATGGATTAAGAAATAATTTTGCAAGGAGATTTCTTTTAAATGGTGGAAATTTATTAATATTGTCTAAAATTTTAGGTCATTCAAGTGTAACAGTTACTGAAAAAGCATATTTAGATTTACAAGATGAAGATTTAAGAAAAAAATATCAAAAGTATTCACCACTTGAAAACATGAAAAATAAATATTAA
- the spo0A gene encoding sporulation transcription factor Spo0A, which yields MEDSKISVLIADDNKEFCSILNDYLLNQRDIVVTGIAKDGREALDLIVERKPDLVILDIIMPHLDGLGVLEKLNTMDLEKVPRIIILSAVGQDKITQQAITLGADYYTVKPFDMEVFTKRIREMFNSAPTSVPQASVRVSYPTSSIMSSTETRTKAPIDLETEITSIIHEIGVPAHIKGYMYLREAITMVVNDMELLSAVTKELYPSIAKKYNTTASRVERAIRHAIEVAWGRGQIEAINKLFGYTIHNDKGKPTNSEFIAIIADKLRLKNKVS from the coding sequence ATGGAAGATTCAAAAATATCTGTATTAATTGCTGACGACAATAAGGAATTTTGCAGCATTTTAAATGATTATTTACTAAACCAAAGGGATATTGTTGTAACAGGGATTGCAAAGGATGGAAGAGAAGCTTTAGATTTAATAGTTGAGAGAAAACCTGATTTAGTTATTCTTGATATTATTATGCCACATTTAGATGGATTAGGAGTTCTTGAAAAATTAAATACAATGGACTTGGAGAAAGTTCCAAGAATAATTATTTTATCAGCAGTTGGTCAAGACAAAATTACACAACAAGCTATAACATTAGGAGCTGATTATTACACAGTTAAACCATTTGATATGGAAGTATTTACTAAGAGAATAAGAGAGATGTTTAACAGTGCTCCAACATCAGTACCACAAGCTAGTGTAAGAGTATCATATCCAACATCATCAATAATGTCTTCAACTGAAACTAGAACAAAGGCACCTATAGATTTAGAAACTGAAATTACAAGCATCATTCATGAAATCGGTGTACCTGCACATATTAAAGGATATATGTACTTAAGAGAAGCTATTACAATGGTAGTAAACGATATGGAATTATTATCAGCAGTAACAAAGGAATTATATCCATCAATAGCTAAAAAGTACAATACAACAGCTTCAAGAGTAGAAAGAGCAATAAGACATGCTATAGAAGTAGCTTGGGGAAGAGGTCAAATAGAAGCTATTAATAAGCTATTTGGATATACTATTCACAATGATAAGGGCAAGCCTACAAATAGTGAATTTATAGCTATTATAGCTGATAAATTAAGACTTAAGAACAAAGTTTCTTAA
- the spoIVB gene encoding SpoIVB peptidase produces MKKKIFCAISLIITPILILILMTTINIKRLPDKIYTKDERTVPSIAPIGNTIDKISNSKDQYEIKFLGMIPLKSVQVQNVKDLEVYPGGNPIGVRVSSEGVLVVGYSDIEINSKKEESPGKLGGLEIGDIILKVNGENMENVTDLLKTIKECQQEDVKVDILRRGEKLTKVIHLRKENDKDYKIGLWIRDSTAGVGTMTFVDEKTKKFGALGHPITDCDTNEPFLIKKGDVLDSTIISVKKGEKGDPGELKGIFINENTPKGNIQKNTQSGIFGNIDDVKSMRKEIKPLKVGFRDEITTGKAKIITTIDESGPQEFDIEIEKLLNQTSVGSKSMVIKITDPRLLEKTGGIVQGMSGSPIIQNNKIIGAVTHVLINKPDTGYGIYIEWMLQDAGIIK; encoded by the coding sequence ATGAAGAAAAAAATTTTTTGTGCTATTAGTCTAATTATAACTCCAATCCTGATTCTGATTTTAATGACTACAATAAATATAAAAAGACTACCAGATAAGATTTATACTAAGGATGAAAGAACTGTACCATCTATAGCACCCATAGGGAATACTATTGACAAGATAAGTAATAGTAAAGATCAATATGAGATAAAATTTCTGGGAATGATTCCTTTGAAATCCGTACAAGTTCAGAATGTAAAAGATTTGGAAGTGTATCCTGGTGGAAATCCAATTGGCGTTAGAGTTAGTAGCGAAGGAGTATTAGTTGTTGGATACTCTGATATAGAGATAAATAGTAAAAAAGAAGAAAGTCCTGGGAAATTAGGTGGACTTGAAATCGGTGATATAATACTTAAAGTAAATGGCGAAAACATGGAAAATGTTACTGATTTATTAAAAACAATAAAAGAATGTCAACAAGAGGATGTAAAAGTAGATATTCTTAGACGTGGAGAAAAATTAACTAAAGTAATTCATTTAAGGAAAGAAAATGATAAAGATTATAAAATAGGATTATGGATTAGAGATTCTACAGCAGGTGTAGGAACAATGACATTTGTTGATGAGAAAACTAAAAAATTTGGTGCATTAGGCCATCCTATTACAGATTGTGATACAAATGAACCCTTCTTAATCAAAAAAGGAGATGTATTAGATTCTACTATAATAAGCGTTAAAAAAGGAGAAAAGGGCGATCCAGGCGAATTAAAAGGAATTTTTATAAATGAAAATACACCTAAAGGAAATATTCAAAAGAATACACAAAGCGGTATTTTTGGAAATATAGATGATGTTAAAAGTATGAGAAAAGAAATAAAACCTCTTAAAGTAGGATTTAGAGATGAAATAACTACAGGAAAAGCAAAAATAATTACTACAATTGATGAAAGTGGACCACAAGAATTTGATATTGAAATTGAGAAACTTCTAAATCAAACTTCTGTTGGTTCTAAAAGTATGGTAATAAAGATTACAGATCCTAGATTGTTAGAGAAAACAGGAGGAATAGTTCAAGGTATGAGCGGAAGCCCAATTATACAAAACAATAAGATTATAGGTGCTGTAACTCATGTCTTAATAAATAAACCGGATACTGGATATGGAATATATATAGAATGGATGCTGCAAGATGCAGGAATAATTAAATAA
- the recN gene encoding DNA repair protein RecN has translation MLIQLNIKNFALIEEITINFNEGFNILSGETGAGKSIMIDAIDFVLGGKFSKSLIRTGEDRTYVEALFTIEGSKIKDVLEELDIEYDDVLIITRESHQSGKNLIKINGKSLITSQLRKVRSKLLDIHGQHQNQELLQRSSHILYLDGFIDNEIINPLDTYAKFREELISVREDINRISGNQDREKLLDYLKFQIEDIEKAKLKENEEENLKEEYNVLANAEKINLSLATSYGILNGNEEFGVIDSLSKVIQELSNVENHFEKIKKNKNAIEEAFYIIEEASRELRDMAEEIVFDNDALEKVNSRIYEINQYKKKYAPTIPEILEYHEKIKIEYNEIINSEKIIEELKEKEKVILSKMEQAALVIHELRVSKSKFLEQKILNELAFVGLEKSRMEISVERQETFNERGFDEVCFLISTNPGEPLMPLEKVLSGGELSRIMLALKCVFAEKDEIPTLIFDEIDTGISGAVAQRVGEKMYQLSGTHQILCITHLPQIAILSDHHYFVMKKVVDNKTFTQIKVLIKEEKEYEISKMLAGDEVTEATRNNVKEMIKLSELKKAEIKK, from the coding sequence ATGCTAATTCAATTAAATATTAAAAATTTTGCGTTAATAGAAGAAATAACAATAAACTTTAATGAAGGATTTAATATACTTTCTGGAGAAACTGGAGCAGGAAAATCCATCATGATTGATGCTATTGATTTTGTTTTAGGTGGAAAATTTTCTAAAAGCTTGATAAGAACTGGAGAAGATAGGACATATGTAGAAGCATTATTTACAATTGAAGGTTCAAAGATTAAAGATGTATTAGAAGAGCTTGATATTGAGTATGATGATGTATTAATAATTACTAGAGAGAGTCATCAAAGTGGAAAAAATTTAATTAAAATTAACGGAAAAAGTTTAATAACATCTCAACTTAGAAAAGTAAGATCAAAACTTTTAGATATACATGGACAGCACCAAAATCAAGAGCTATTGCAAAGAAGTAGTCATATATTATATCTGGATGGATTTATTGACAATGAGATAATAAATCCATTAGATACATATGCTAAGTTTAGGGAAGAATTGATATCTGTTAGAGAAGATATCAATAGAATTTCAGGTAATCAAGATAGAGAAAAATTGCTTGATTATTTAAAATTTCAAATTGAAGATATTGAAAAAGCTAAACTTAAAGAAAATGAAGAAGAAAACTTAAAGGAAGAATATAATGTTTTAGCAAATGCTGAAAAGATTAATTTATCCTTAGCAACATCTTATGGAATTTTAAATGGTAATGAAGAATTTGGTGTCATCGATTCACTGTCTAAAGTAATTCAAGAACTATCAAATGTAGAAAATCATTTTGAAAAAATAAAAAAGAATAAAAATGCTATCGAAGAGGCATTTTATATAATAGAAGAAGCAAGTCGTGAATTACGCGATATGGCTGAAGAAATTGTATTTGATAATGATGCTTTAGAAAAGGTAAATTCAAGGATTTATGAAATTAATCAATATAAGAAAAAGTATGCACCAACTATTCCTGAAATATTAGAATATCATGAAAAAATTAAAATAGAGTATAATGAAATAATTAATTCGGAAAAGATAATTGAAGAGCTTAAAGAAAAAGAAAAAGTAATTTTATCAAAAATGGAACAGGCTGCTTTAGTGATTCATGAATTAAGAGTAAGCAAAAGTAAGTTTTTAGAACAAAAAATTTTAAATGAGCTTGCATTTGTAGGTCTTGAAAAATCGAGAATGGAAATAAGTGTTGAGCGTCAAGAGACTTTTAATGAAAGAGGATTCGATGAGGTATGTTTCTTAATTTCTACAAATCCTGGAGAGCCATTGATGCCATTGGAAAAAGTATTATCCGGTGGTGAATTATCTAGAATTATGTTAGCTTTAAAGTGTGTATTTGCAGAAAAAGATGAAATACCTACTTTAATTTTTGATGAAATAGATACTGGAATAAGTGGTGCGGTAGCTCAAAGAGTTGGAGAGAAAATGTATCAATTATCAGGTACACATCAAATCTTATGTATAACACATTTACCACAGATTGCAATATTATCAGATCATCATTATTTTGTAATGAAAAAAGTTGTAGACAATAAAACTTTTACGCAGATAAAAGTTTTAATAAAAGAAGAAAAAGAATATGAAATTAGTAAAATGCTTGCTGGAGATGAAGTAACAGAAGCTACAAGAAATAATGTAAAAGAAATGATAAAATTAAGTGAATTAAAAAAGGCAGAAATTAAAAAATAA
- a CDS encoding arginine repressor codes for MKSKRHTKILEIISSREIETQEELADILKQEGFDVTQATVSRDIKNLKLIKMQSSSGKSKYVVSTGEQKNIIDRLSNILANTVLSVENVDKMVVIKTITGSAPITAEAIDNLESADIAGTVAGDNTIFILVRTLESAEDLVAKIRKRMSS; via the coding sequence TTGAAGTCAAAAAGACATACAAAAATATTAGAAATAATAAGTTCAAGAGAAATTGAGACCCAAGAAGAATTAGCAGATATACTCAAGCAAGAAGGCTTTGATGTAACTCAAGCAACTGTCTCACGTGATATAAAAAATTTAAAATTAATAAAAATGCAATCTTCAAGTGGAAAATCAAAATATGTAGTATCTACAGGAGAACAAAAAAATATAATTGATAGATTGAGCAATATATTAGCTAATACTGTATTGTCAGTTGAAAATGTCGATAAAATGGTTGTTATAAAGACTATAACAGGATCTGCACCAATTACAGCAGAAGCCATTGACAATTTAGAAAGTGCAGATATTGCAGGGACAGTAGCTGGCGATAATACTATTTTTATTTTAGTTAGAACACTTGAGAGTGCTGAAGATTTAGTTGCTAAAATAAGAAAAAGAATGTCATCATAA
- a CDS encoding NAD(+)/NADH kinase, with protein sequence MNNIGIAINPSKDRDNKILNMVIQKLRKKFDFKDISIFNSYDIEKQDLSHIDLLIVLGGDGTLLGIARALKEECDVVLLGINIGNLGFLSSVEISEIDYALEKLEKKQYEIVDRMMLKCSVKSSGENEELKALNDVVLARGTLSRMVKFKIFVDGKIYSTFKGDGLIIATPTGSTAYSFSAGGPFIYPDLEIITITPICPHTKSMQTIVLKGDSVIEIYTENEEEKIYLTVDGQKAVEVNQKTSVKVSKSEKNIKLLLFDDYDYFKVLRTKILNNSKECDGEEF encoded by the coding sequence ATGAATAATATTGGAATTGCAATTAATCCGTCAAAGGACAGAGATAATAAAATCTTAAATATGGTTATACAAAAATTAAGAAAAAAATTTGATTTTAAAGATATTTCTATTTTTAATTCTTATGATATAGAAAAACAAGATTTGAGTCATATTGATCTGCTTATTGTTTTAGGTGGAGATGGTACACTTTTAGGAATTGCGAGAGCTTTGAAAGAAGAATGTGATGTTGTGCTTCTTGGCATAAATATAGGAAATTTAGGCTTTTTATCTAGTGTAGAGATATCAGAAATTGATTATGCACTTGAAAAACTAGAAAAAAAGCAATATGAGATTGTTGATAGAATGATGCTAAAATGTTCCGTAAAATCTAGTGGAGAAAATGAAGAGCTTAAGGCGCTGAATGATGTGGTTTTAGCAAGAGGTACATTATCTAGAATGGTAAAATTTAAAATATTTGTAGATGGTAAAATTTATTCGACATTTAAAGGTGATGGACTTATTATAGCAACTCCTACAGGATCAACAGCATACTCATTTTCAGCAGGAGGACCATTTATATATCCAGATTTAGAAATAATAACAATAACACCTATATGTCCACATACTAAGAGTATGCAGACAATTGTGCTAAAAGGAGATAGTGTTATAGAGATATATACAGAAAATGAAGAAGAAAAAATATATCTAACTGTAGATGGACAGAAAGCTGTTGAAGTAAATCAAAAAACTTCAGTTAAGGTAAGTAAAAGTGAGAAGAATATAAAACTGCTTTTATTTGATGATTATGATTATTTTAAGGTTTTAAGGACTAAGATTTTAAACAATTCTAAAGAATGTGATGGTGAGGAATTTTGA
- a CDS encoding TlyA family RNA methyltransferase, which translates to MAEKKERLDLILVEKGIITSRERAKACIMEGKVYVNGQKVDKAGEKVSYDADIEYRGATLKYVSRGGLKLEKAMNSYDISLEGKVCMDIGASTGGFTDCMLQNGASKVFSVDVGYGQFAWKLRTDERVVCMERTNIRYVTPEDIGELLDFASIDVSFISLKKIMPATLNLLKDDGEVVALIKPQFEAGREKVGKKGVVREKETHKEVVHDIVNFLLEQDLNVLGVGYSPIKGPEGNREYLVYFSKDKNKESDFKNEDIDVVVEASHVEI; encoded by the coding sequence ATGGCAGAAAAAAAAGAAAGACTTGATTTAATTTTAGTTGAAAAAGGCATAATTACTTCTAGAGAAAGAGCAAAAGCATGTATCATGGAAGGGAAAGTTTATGTTAATGGTCAAAAGGTTGATAAAGCTGGAGAAAAAGTTAGCTATGATGCTGACATTGAATATAGAGGAGCTACTTTAAAGTATGTAAGTAGAGGCGGATTAAAGCTTGAAAAGGCAATGAATTCTTATGATATCTCTTTAGAGGGAAAAGTATGTATGGATATAGGAGCATCAACTGGTGGATTTACAGACTGTATGCTTCAAAATGGAGCATCTAAAGTGTTCTCAGTGGATGTTGGATATGGACAATTTGCATGGAAATTGAGAACTGATGAAAGAGTAGTATGCATGGAAAGAACAAACATAAGGTATGTTACTCCAGAAGATATAGGGGAACTATTAGATTTTGCATCAATAGATGTATCTTTCATATCTCTAAAAAAGATTATGCCAGCAACTTTAAATTTACTTAAAGATGATGGAGAAGTAGTAGCTCTTATAAAACCACAATTTGAAGCTGGTAGAGAAAAAGTAGGGAAAAAAGGTGTTGTAAGAGAAAAGGAAACTCATAAAGAAGTTGTTCATGATATAGTGAATTTTTTATTAGAACAGGATTTGAATGTTTTAGGAGTAGGATATTCTCCAATTAAGGGACCTGAAGGAAATAGAGAATATTTAGTCTATTTTTCAAAGGATAAAAATAAAGAAAGTGATTTTAAAAACGAAGATATTGATGTAGTTGTTGAAGCATCACACGTAGAAATTTAA
- the dxs gene encoding 1-deoxy-D-xylulose-5-phosphate synthase — translation MKLLDSLNFPEDLKKLDKRENIILSQELREFLINSVSQTGGHLGSNLGVVELTLSLFQAFDFDKDKIVWDVGHQSYVYKILTGRKDGFKKLRQLNGMSGFPKLNESTYDYFGTGHSSTSISAALGIARARDLNKEDYKVIAVIGDGALTGGMALEALNDVGFRKTNLIVILNDNQMSISTNVGGLSRYLNKLRIAPRYNRLKTEINASLEQSGIGKNIAGKISKVKDSIKQLVVPSMFFENIGVKYIGPIDGHDIDAMTEVLKMAKEVEGPVIIHTLTQKGKGYALAEKSSTKYHSVGPFNLESGELNVSPKNSYSKAFGEALIKLSEKDEKIVAITAAMPEGTGLKCFAERFKERFFDVGIAEQHAVTLAAGMASNGLKPVFAVYSTFLQRAFDQVIHDVCIQNLPVVFAIDRAGIVGDDGETHQGINDISYLSMIPNIHIVAPKCLEEVEIILEWALNKNAPVAIRYPRGGNVIDSLVPIKKVEEGKWEEINSGVKVCIIATGKMVQNAMMAKDILYEKGLNPSIVNATFIKPIDKNFLQNLKDKGYNILTIEDNVLHGGLGSSIKDCLIKMDYKGTIRSLGYDDEFIPQGNVDALYKAYKLDCESISKAVIELYS, via the coding sequence ATGAAATTATTAGATAGTTTAAATTTCCCAGAAGATTTAAAAAAATTAGATAAAAGAGAAAATATAATCTTAAGTCAGGAACTTAGAGAATTTTTAATTAATAGTGTTTCCCAAACAGGTGGACATTTAGGATCTAATTTAGGGGTAGTAGAACTTACTTTAAGTCTTTTTCAAGCATTTGATTTTGACAAAGATAAAATAGTATGGGACGTAGGACATCAAAGTTATGTATATAAGATTTTAACTGGACGAAAAGATGGATTTAAGAAGCTTAGACAACTTAATGGAATGAGTGGATTCCCAAAGCTAAATGAAAGTACATATGACTATTTTGGTACAGGTCACAGTAGCACTTCAATATCAGCAGCTCTTGGAATAGCAAGAGCAAGAGATTTGAATAAAGAAGATTACAAAGTAATTGCAGTAATTGGTGATGGTGCATTAACAGGTGGAATGGCACTTGAAGCTTTAAATGATGTAGGATTTAGAAAAACAAATCTTATAGTTATATTAAATGATAATCAAATGTCAATTTCAACTAATGTAGGTGGTCTTTCAAGATATTTAAACAAATTAAGAATTGCACCAAGATATAATAGGTTAAAAACAGAAATAAATGCATCTTTAGAACAATCTGGAATAGGAAAAAATATTGCTGGAAAAATATCTAAAGTTAAAGATAGTATAAAACAATTAGTAGTACCATCTATGTTTTTTGAAAATATTGGAGTTAAGTATATAGGACCTATTGATGGGCATGATATAGATGCAATGACAGAAGTATTAAAAATGGCAAAAGAAGTTGAAGGACCAGTTATAATACATACTTTAACCCAAAAGGGAAAAGGATATGCATTAGCAGAAAAAAGTTCAACTAAATATCATAGTGTTGGTCCGTTTAATTTAGAAAGCGGAGAATTAAATGTATCACCTAAAAATAGTTATTCAAAAGCTTTTGGAGAGGCACTTATAAAGCTTAGTGAAAAAGATGAAAAAATTGTAGCAATAACAGCAGCTATGCCAGAAGGAACGGGACTTAAATGTTTTGCAGAAAGATTTAAAGAGAGATTTTTTGATGTTGGAATAGCAGAACAGCATGCAGTCACGTTAGCTGCAGGGATGGCTAGTAATGGATTAAAACCTGTTTTTGCAGTGTATTCTACATTTTTACAAAGAGCTTTTGATCAAGTTATACATGATGTATGTATTCAAAACTTACCAGTAGTATTTGCAATAGATAGGGCAGGTATTGTTGGAGATGATGGTGAAACACATCAAGGAATTAATGATATTTCATATTTATCAATGATACCTAATATACATATAGTCGCCCCTAAATGCCTTGAAGAGGTAGAAATTATACTTGAATGGGCATTAAACAAAAATGCACCAGTTGCTATTAGATATCCAAGGGGAGGAAATGTAATAGATTCTCTTGTTCCTATTAAGAAAGTTGAAGAAGGAAAATGGGAAGAGATAAATTCAGGAGTTAAAGTTTGTATAATTGCAACAGGAAAAATGGTGCAAAATGCAATGATGGCTAAAGATATATTATATGAAAAGGGATTAAATCCAAGTATAGTAAATGCAACTTTTATCAAGCCAATTGATAAGAATTTCTTGCAAAATCTTAAAGATAAAGGATATAATATTTTAACAATAGAAGATAATGTGTTACATGGTGGATTGGGTTCATCAATTAAAGATTGTTTAATCAAGATGGATTATAAAGGTACGATAAGATCTTTAGGATATGATGATGAATTTATACCTCAAGGAAATGTGGATGCCTTGTATAAGGCATATAAATTAGATTGTGAGAGTATAAGTAAGGCTGTAATTGAGCTTTATAGTTAA
- a CDS encoding polyprenyl synthetase family protein, protein MEINNIRKDINEYLENYFKEKGTYNKVIYDSSSYSLNIGGKRIRPILFALSYFIYREEYKSIMPMACAMEMIHTYSLIHDDLPCMDDDDLRRGKPTNHKVYGENIAVLAGDNLLNEAMILMMNYSLKNGGNSLRAAYEIAKAAGAEGMIGGQVVDIISEGKEISKEELEYMHSKKTGALIKASILGGAILAGAPERDLEYLEKYGEKLGLVFQIKDDILDVVGDIKALGKNVHADEEHNKTNFITVYGLEKCQELCSKLTEECVTILRTLTVDAECLVELTYSLLNREN, encoded by the coding sequence ATGGAGATAAATAATATAAGAAAAGATATTAATGAATATCTAGAAAATTATTTTAAGGAAAAAGGAACTTATAATAAAGTTATATATGATTCATCAAGTTATAGCTTAAATATAGGTGGAAAGAGAATTCGTCCTATATTATTTGCGTTATCTTATTTTATATACAGAGAAGAATATAAATCTATTATGCCAATGGCTTGTGCTATGGAAATGATTCATACATATTCTTTGATTCATGATGATCTTCCATGTATGGATGATGATGATTTAAGACGTGGTAAGCCAACCAATCACAAGGTTTATGGAGAAAACATAGCAGTGCTTGCAGGTGATAATCTGTTAAATGAAGCAATGATACTTATGATGAATTATTCCTTGAAAAATGGTGGAAATTCCTTAAGAGCAGCTTATGAAATAGCAAAAGCTGCAGGGGCAGAAGGAATGATAGGTGGTCAAGTAGTTGATATTATTTCAGAAGGAAAGGAAATTTCAAAAGAAGAATTGGAATATATGCATTCAAAGAAAACTGGAGCTTTAATAAAAGCATCCATCTTAGGCGGAGCAATATTAGCAGGTGCACCAGAAAGAGACTTAGAATATTTAGAGAAATACGGCGAAAAGCTAGGATTGGTTTTTCAAATTAAAGATGATATATTAGATGTTGTAGGCGATATAAAAGCATTAGGAAAGAATGTGCATGCAGATGAAGAACACAATAAGACTAATTTTATAACAGTATATGGTTTAGAAAAATGTCAAGAATTATGTTCAAAGTTAACAGAAGAATGTGTAACAATATTGAGAACATTAACTGTAGATGCAGAATGTTTGGTTGAATTGACTTACAGTCTTTTAAATAGAGAAAATTAA
- a CDS encoding exodeoxyribonuclease VII small subunit, whose translation MAKKENYEEMLTKLQDILNNLESDELNLEDSMKSYEEGVKLVNKIYKTLNSYEGKISIIKQEKEVEFSESDGDK comes from the coding sequence ATGGCTAAAAAGGAAAATTATGAAGAGATGTTAACTAAGCTTCAAGATATTTTAAATAATTTAGAAAGCGATGAATTAAACCTTGAAGATTCAATGAAATCATATGAGGAAGGAGTTAAGCTAGTAAATAAAATATATAAAACTCTTAACTCATATGAAGGAAAAATTTCTATAATAAAACAAGAAAAAGAAGTGGAGTTTAGTGAAAGTGATGGAGATAAATAA